One Mycolicibacterium aubagnense genomic region harbors:
- a CDS encoding site-specific integrase, with the protein MQTWSVVRYDINVLAHGWPTEITGPIPDIGDVLSRWKDVDGQRFLIRSDGFVDVRVNAFLASARMRVLASNTNRDYAQSLCLWLNFLQTSGRVWSEATEEDTEDFEFWRRTDPNNLTPVGASAFSKDIAACKKFYSWAAERFADVVDIFLSVDSPPSKRSASSMARSCRGRSLARCWVAWPGSSGPQGPIVPHPQ; encoded by the coding sequence ATGCAGACATGGTCGGTGGTTCGCTACGACATCAACGTGCTCGCTCACGGTTGGCCGACGGAGATCACGGGCCCGATTCCTGACATCGGCGACGTGTTGTCGCGTTGGAAAGACGTTGATGGACAGCGCTTTCTCATACGCAGCGACGGGTTTGTCGATGTTCGAGTCAACGCGTTCTTGGCTTCCGCTCGGATGCGAGTGCTTGCGAGTAACACAAACCGTGACTACGCACAGTCGCTGTGTTTGTGGCTGAACTTCTTGCAGACCAGTGGACGCGTGTGGTCTGAAGCGACCGAGGAAGACACAGAGGATTTCGAGTTCTGGAGGCGCACCGACCCGAACAACCTGACTCCTGTTGGCGCTTCGGCTTTTTCGAAGGATATTGCGGCGTGCAAGAAATTCTATTCGTGGGCCGCGGAGCGGTTCGCAGATGTCGTCGACATCTTCCTGTCCGTTGATTCGCCGCCGTCTAAGCGGTCGGCCAGTTCGATGGCTCGATCCTGCCGCGGTAGATCGTTGGCGCGATGTTGGGTTGCGTGGCCGGGATCTTCGGGGCCACAGGGACCGATCGTGCCGCACCCGCAATGA